Proteins from one Cryptomeria japonica chromosome 4, Sugi_1.0, whole genome shotgun sequence genomic window:
- the LOC131074083 gene encoding WUSCHEL-related homeobox 8-like — MAVALLSLPPVRCEILGNLATLPFVFPAAATLAFTNSLLSGKETWINCTCSEVGSGLVRMTSNRHWPNLFKSKPSTSQHQWHQMTTSSNISGPNLSSNEGTSSREEEREREKEKEKERNPDPKLRWNPKPEQIRILESIFNSGMVNPPREEIQKIRMQLEEYGQVGDASVSYWFHNRKSRTKQKQRHLQASAEKSSKSSATGQSCFDQYGVTLPNNNTSSFIGELPSSLLPCSASFPMQYLGYQQTEGINTAQYLNMEVAQMWNEGTSCTGNIHGMSNIPQNQQTYSSFLHNEGQAYPPYVDHHAAAETFKPHQNLLSPPLNDSTIIHSGAESRVSSSNASSFTVFINDIPIDVPMGPINNNTNSFIGELPSSLLPCSASFPMQYLGYQQTEGINTAQYLNMEVAQMWNEGTSCTGNIHGMSNIPQNQQTYSSFLHNEGQAYPPYVDHHAGAETFKPHQNLLSPPLNDSTIIHSGAGMQRFSYADSRNEIYS; from the exons ATGGCAGTGGCCCTTCTTTCTTTACCCCCTGTCAGATGCGAAATATTAGGAAACTTGGCCACCCTCCCATTCGTCTTCCCTGCGGCTGCCACCTTAGCATTTACAAATTCTCTTC TGTCAGGCAAAGAAACGTGGATAAATTGTACCTGTTCAGAGGTGGGTTCAGGTTTAGTCAGGATGACTTCCAACAGGCATTGGCCAAATCTCTTCAAATCGAAGCCCTCAACTTCTCAACATCAATGGCACCAAATGACCACCTCTTCAAACATCTCCGGCCCAAACTTGTCCTCTAATGAAG GAACATCGTCacgggaggaagagagagagagggagaaggagaaggagaaagagaggaACCCAGACCCAAAACTCAGATGGAATCCTAAGCCAGAACAGATTCGAATTCTGGAGAGCATATTCAATTCTGGTATGGTGAATCCTCCGAGAGAAGAGATACAGAAGATCAGGATGCAACTTGAAGAATATGGCCAAGTGGGAGATGCCAGTGTTTCCTACTGGTTTCACAACAGAAAATCCCGAACCAAGCAAAAACAACGCCATCTTCAGGCTTCTGCTGAAAAATCCTCTAAATCCTCTGCCACTGGGCAAAGCTGTTTTGACCAATATGGTGTTACCCTTCCCAATAACAATACAAGCTCTTTCATTGGAGAACTGCCTTCCTCTCTGCTGCCTTGTTCTGCCTCATTTCCAATGCAGTACTTGGGTTATCAGCAGACTGAGGGAATTAATACCGCGCAATACCTCAACATGGAAGTAGCACAAATGTGGAATGAAGGTACATCATGTACTGGCAATATTCATGGAATGTCCAATATACCTCAGAATCAACAGACCTATTCTTCATTTCTACACAATGAAGGACAAGCTTATCCTCCATATGTGGATCACCATGCAGCAGCTGAGACCTTTAAACCCCACCAAAATCTCTTATCACCGCCTCTGAATGACAGCACTATTATTCATTCAGGCGCCG AATCGAGAGTGAGCAGCTCGAATGCTTCTTCATTCACCGTTTTTATCAATGATATTCCAATCGATGTTCCAATGGGTCCTATCAACAACAATACAAACTCTTTCATTGGAGAACTGCCTTCCTCTCTGCTGCCTTGTTCTGCCTCATTTCCAATGCAGTACTTGGGTTATCAGCAGACTGAGGGAATTAATACTGCGCAATACCTCAACATGGAAGTAGCACAAATGTGGAATGAAGGTACATCATGTACTGGCAATATTCATGGAATGTCCAATATACCTCAGAATCAACAGACCTATTCTTCATTTCTACACAATGAAGGACAAGCTTATCCTCCATATGTGGATCACCATGCAGGAGCTGAGACCTTTAAACCCCACCAAAATCTCTTATCACCACCTCTGAATGACAGCACTATTATTCATTCAGGTGCCGGTATGCAAAGATTTTCTTATGCAGATTCAAGAAATGAGATCTATAGTTAA